From Bacteroidales bacterium, a single genomic window includes:
- a CDS encoding T9SS type A sorting domain-containing protein — MRSIVLLYFVLNFCYLSSFSQEKSWEWSIQSFSTCQDMAVDMVIDDANNCYLSGIYDSGDFQIGDSAFSGQDGDFRSFISSFDREGNFRWAVSLQKEPAGPYGMVADCLMAVDAQQNLYVTGTFDFSVDFGDTILYSLGNWDVFVAKYDSSGQFIWAYHIGGPSVDRVGDIKIDDQDIIYLGMYHSRPLLDNYVIYGNNDTTVNFSDYAASVLSLQANAEFSWLSCGTSSTEVQTNNLVLDNENNLYAQFFVIGEFLLNGDTIIGDLEPYTHIIIPYAANGHPGDYIKFAQYWLTDMVIDSHGDFITIGDFNSPLIILGDTLNPVGYYDRLLVKYDHQMEPEWYITIPNITGTSDFSLDLDRDDGIYISAPFEGELVLGDTILPWEGMKGLFIAKLHPFGNLNWAITVQGTNFHYSSALNLDHCGNILIGGGFNGEIYFGEDTLSSSLDIPEVFIARLSNEMGFLNLGKDTVVCGSLLLSSPEGYHYYSWNNGASYEDHFVANETGLYSLLAVDEHYCTDMDTIFVEITPLPQVDLGSDTLIFISDTLNFSVDPQTDSIRWSDGSTGVGFMFRAIDYGEGYHIVWVHLGENGCYKADSISIHVVDNSFLDEQTLMIDHLYPNPAKDKLYFDLSHIGLKSYSDLAVEIFDLKGQLLLSVLINSLDGCTHPGCVLDISTLTGGMYFLLLKEGRKVITEKKFIVFK; from the coding sequence ATGAGATCAATCGTGCTGCTATATTTTGTATTGAATTTCTGTTATCTGTCTTCTTTTTCCCAGGAAAAGTCATGGGAATGGAGCATTCAATCGTTCTCTACATGTCAGGATATGGCCGTTGACATGGTGATCGATGATGCGAATAATTGTTATCTCAGCGGAATTTATGACTCGGGTGACTTCCAAATCGGAGATTCTGCTTTCTCCGGTCAGGATGGAGACTTCAGATCTTTTATTTCAAGCTTTGACAGAGAGGGAAATTTCAGATGGGCAGTTTCTCTTCAGAAGGAGCCTGCCGGTCCCTACGGGATGGTTGCTGATTGCTTAATGGCGGTTGATGCCCAGCAAAATCTATATGTAACGGGCACTTTTGATTTTTCTGTCGACTTTGGTGATACGATACTTTATTCCCTTGGTAACTGGGACGTGTTTGTCGCTAAATACGACAGTTCGGGGCAATTTATCTGGGCGTACCATATCGGCGGGCCAAGCGTTGACCGGGTCGGAGACATCAAGATTGATGACCAGGATATTATCTATCTTGGTATGTATCATTCCAGGCCTCTGTTGGATAATTATGTAATCTATGGCAATAATGATACGACCGTGAATTTTAGCGACTATGCTGCATCAGTCCTTTCCCTTCAGGCCAATGCTGAATTCTCATGGCTTTCCTGCGGTACATCTTCCACAGAGGTGCAAACCAATAACCTTGTTCTGGATAATGAGAATAACCTTTATGCGCAATTTTTCGTGATCGGTGAGTTCCTGTTAAACGGGGACACCATAATAGGAGATCTCGAGCCATATACGCACATCATCATTCCTTACGCTGCGAACGGCCATCCCGGGGATTACATAAAATTCGCTCAATATTGGCTCACTGATATGGTGATCGACAGCCATGGTGATTTTATAACGATCGGTGACTTTAATTCACCACTCATCATCTTGGGTGACACGTTAAATCCTGTAGGCTATTATGACCGGTTACTGGTGAAATATGACCACCAGATGGAACCTGAATGGTATATTACCATTCCAAACATTACAGGGACGAGTGATTTTTCACTTGATCTGGACCGGGATGACGGGATTTATATCAGCGCTCCTTTCGAGGGCGAACTGGTCCTTGGAGATACCATTCTGCCGTGGGAAGGTATGAAAGGCCTGTTTATTGCAAAATTGCACCCTTTCGGAAACCTCAATTGGGCTATTACTGTTCAGGGTACTAACTTTCATTACAGCAGTGCACTGAATCTTGATCACTGTGGCAATATACTAATTGGAGGAGGGTTTAATGGAGAAATATATTTTGGAGAAGACACACTCAGCAGTTCCCTGGACATTCCCGAAGTATTCATAGCAAGGCTTTCCAACGAGATGGGGTTTCTTAACCTGGGAAAAGACACGGTCGTCTGCGGAAGCCTGCTGTTATCCTCCCCTGAAGGATATCATTACTACTCCTGGAACAATGGTGCTTCATACGAAGACCATTTTGTGGCGAATGAAACCGGCTTATATTCGCTTTTGGCAGTCGATGAACATTATTGCACCGACATGGATACTATCTTTGTAGAGATCACGCCACTGCCACAGGTGGATTTAGGCAGCGATACCCTGATTTTTATTTCAGACACACTAAATTTTTCTGTTGATCCTCAAACCGACTCCATCCGCTGGAGTGATGGTTCAACAGGAGTGGGTTTTATGTTTAGAGCCATTGATTATGGTGAAGGATATCATATAGTTTGGGTACACCTTGGTGAAAATGGATGCTACAAAGCTGATTCCATAAGCATCCATGTGGTTGATAATTCATTTCTGGACGAGCAGACATTGATGATAGACCACTTATACCCCAATCCTGCAAAAGATAAGCTCTATTTTGATTTAAGCCATATAGGATTAAAAAGTTATAGCGACCTGGCGGTTGAAATCTTTGATCTCAAAGGACAACTGCTGTTGAGTGTATTGATCAATAGTTTAGATGGATGCACTCATCCGGGTTGTGTCCTGGATATTTCCACCCTTACCGGCGGCATGTATTTTCTACTATTAAAAGAAGGTCGAAAAGTGATTACTGAGAAGAAATTCATTGTCTTCAAATAA
- a CDS encoding DUF6496 domain-containing protein, giving the protein MAKYSKKAQDKVEKVMHEYKHGELKSGKGGKGGIVKSRKQAIAIALSEARQAGAKVPKKKILNQE; this is encoded by the coding sequence ATGGCTAAATATTCCAAAAAAGCTCAGGACAAAGTTGAAAAGGTCATGCATGAATATAAGCATGGAGAATTAAAATCAGGCAAGGGCGGTAAAGGTGGAATTGTAAAAAGCCGCAAGCAGGCAATAGCCATCGCTCTAAGTGAAGCGCGACAAGCAGGAGCAAAAGTTCCTAAGAAAAAAATTCTTAATCAAGAATAA
- a CDS encoding endonuclease/exonuclease/phosphatase family protein, whose protein sequence is MRATIIYLFFVLFILISCNKEPYDYENNRTSYFKNINKQSYNDSIIICVTYNIHLGFKAIQDPWEKEEIGANKAQIQNIADVLKQINPDIIALQEVPRNRYNAEVKNFLEELAAKLNMNYAFGAHGYNDPYGIYPVYGEWGTAILTKYKILNINNIEVEYVDKWQKRSILDAKIEINNSTTLHTMSLHYLPIQEGIPNTAHYLKQINEPVILLGDFNYTGEINEFKEIGLNDVDSTYEKNWIDRIFYSKSYFKNIEFGSLIDSLWVSDHSANYGIIKIKKYNSILIP, encoded by the coding sequence ATGAGAGCTACAATCATTTATCTATTTTTTGTACTATTTATTTTAATTTCCTGTAACAAGGAACCATATGATTATGAAAATAATAGGACTTCATATTTTAAAAACATTAATAAACAATCTTATAATGATTCGATAATTATTTGTGTTACTTATAACATACATTTAGGATTTAAGGCAATTCAAGACCCTTGGGAAAAAGAAGAAATTGGCGCTAATAAAGCACAAATTCAAAACATAGCCGATGTATTAAAACAGATTAATCCTGATATCATTGCATTACAAGAAGTTCCAAGAAATCGTTATAATGCAGAGGTTAAAAATTTTCTTGAAGAGTTAGCTGCTAAATTGAATATGAATTATGCTTTTGGAGCACATGGATATAACGATCCTTATGGAATTTATCCAGTATATGGAGAATGGGGAACCGCAATATTGACAAAGTATAAGATACTTAATATTAATAATATAGAAGTAGAATACGTTGACAAATGGCAAAAGCGTAGTATACTAGATGCTAAAATTGAAATTAATAATTCGACTACTTTACATACTATGTCATTGCATTATTTGCCTATTCAAGAAGGTATTCCGAATACTGCTCATTATTTAAAACAGATTAATGAACCGGTTATTTTGTTGGGTGACTTTAATTATACTGGTGAAATAAATGAATTTAAAGAAATTGGGTTAAATGATGTAGATTCGACGTATGAAAAAAACTGGATTGATAGAATTTTTTATTCCAAAAGTTATTTTAAAAACATAGAATTTGGAAGTTTGATTGATTCACTTTGGGTATCAGATCATTCTGCAAATTATGGGATAATAAAAATAAAAAAATACAACTCTATATTAATACCTTAG
- a CDS encoding slipin family protein, translated as MEMRSFNTFAAMIFVLILAIGGGLAYYSYSGPADAGRIVGIIVITFIIAITVSSAIKVADQWEKAVVLRLGKFRVIEGPGLFFIIPVIDAVRFWIDTRVITTTFKTEKTLTKDTVPVDVDAVLFWKVIDSKKAALDVADYQSAISWASQTALRDVIGKTMLSDMLEGREKISAELQKIIDERTEPWGVNVISVEVKDVLIPPALEDAMSMQAQAERERQARVILGDSERQVAEKFGDAAKTYIDNPIALHLRAMNMLYEGLKQNATIVIVPSSAVESMQLGGLSGLTALTMELKKEQADKEKENNP; from the coding sequence ATGGAAATGAGAAGTTTTAACACTTTTGCAGCAATGATCTTCGTACTTATCCTGGCCATCGGTGGAGGATTAGCTTATTATTCGTACAGCGGTCCGGCTGATGCTGGTAGAATTGTGGGTATCATCGTCATAACCTTTATTATCGCCATTACTGTTTCATCCGCAATTAAAGTCGCGGATCAGTGGGAAAAGGCGGTGGTATTGCGGTTGGGTAAATTCCGTGTCATTGAGGGTCCCGGACTGTTTTTTATCATCCCGGTAATCGATGCTGTCCGTTTCTGGATTGATACCCGCGTGATCACGACAACTTTCAAGACAGAAAAAACCCTGACCAAAGATACGGTCCCGGTAGATGTAGATGCGGTCCTGTTCTGGAAAGTGATCGACTCAAAAAAAGCAGCTCTCGATGTAGCCGATTATCAAAGTGCCATAAGCTGGGCATCGCAAACAGCCCTAAGGGATGTAATCGGCAAGACTATGCTTTCGGATATGCTCGAAGGCAGGGAAAAAATCAGTGCAGAGCTTCAAAAGATCATTGACGAGCGCACCGAGCCTTGGGGAGTCAACGTTATTTCGGTGGAGGTTAAGGATGTACTGATTCCACCGGCACTGGAGGATGCCATGTCGATGCAGGCACAGGCAGAAAGAGAACGGCAGGCCCGTGTAATACTGGGAGATTCGGAACGGCAGGTAGCGGAAAAGTTCGGGGATGCAGCTAAGACTTATATTGATAATCCTATCGCTCTTCACCTGAGAGCAATGAATATGCTTTATGAAGGTTTAAAGCAAAATGCCACCATCGTGATCGTTCCAAGTTCGGCAGTAGAATCTATGCAATTAGGTGGCCTTAGCGGGTTAACTGCATTGACCATGGAGTTAAAAAAAGAACAGGCGGATAAAGAGAAGGAAAATAATCCCTGA
- a CDS encoding proline iminopeptidase-family hydrolase has product MKTNLILTLTMIMTLFSCGSKNEDDAPSIKEGMINVTGGQVWYRIVGADKTGIPLLTLHGGPGAPHDYLETLEALADERPVIFYDQLGCGNSDKPSDSTLWNVARFVEELEQVRTALNLEKVHIMGQSWGTMLAVEYVLRKKPEGIVSLILSGPFLNAPKWIADQQIWISQLPQNIQDTIRKYEENGNFASPSYQDAMMYYYRQHVCRLDPWPDCLNRAMEKFGKDVYEYMWGPSEFTAMGTLKNADLSEQLSLITVPTLFTCGEFDEATPATTMFYQSKLPGSEIYIFQNASHEHHLEKPDEYNLVVKNFLKKVEVTE; this is encoded by the coding sequence ATGAAAACCAATTTGATTTTGACATTGACAATGATTATGACATTGTTTTCGTGCGGGTCCAAAAATGAGGATGATGCTCCTTCAATAAAAGAAGGTATGATAAATGTCACAGGAGGTCAGGTATGGTACAGGATCGTAGGTGCAGATAAAACAGGTATTCCGTTGCTTACATTGCATGGCGGGCCCGGAGCTCCCCATGACTATCTTGAGACGCTGGAGGCACTTGCTGACGAGCGTCCGGTAATTTTCTATGATCAGCTTGGATGCGGCAATTCCGATAAACCTTCGGATAGCACTTTGTGGAATGTAGCACGTTTCGTGGAAGAACTGGAGCAGGTGCGCACAGCGTTAAATCTCGAAAAGGTTCACATCATGGGCCAATCATGGGGAACTATGCTTGCAGTTGAATATGTGCTTCGGAAAAAACCGGAAGGTATTGTAAGCCTGATTCTCTCCGGCCCCTTTTTAAATGCTCCGAAATGGATTGCCGACCAACAAATATGGATTTCACAACTTCCGCAGAACATCCAGGATACAATCAGAAAGTACGAAGAAAATGGAAATTTCGCATCTCCCTCATACCAGGACGCCATGATGTATTATTATCGTCAACATGTCTGCCGGCTTGACCCCTGGCCCGATTGCCTGAATAGGGCGATGGAAAAATTTGGAAAAGATGTGTACGAATATATGTGGGGCCCCAGTGAATTTACCGCGATGGGTACATTGAAGAATGCGGACCTGAGTGAACAGCTGAGCCTGATCACGGTTCCAACCTTATTTACCTGCGGCGAATTTGATGAAGCCACTCCCGCTACCACAATGTTTTACCAGAGTAAACTCCCCGGTTCTGAAATATACATTTTCCAGAACGCATCTCACGAACATCATCTTGAAAAGCCAGATGAATATAATCTGGTTGTCAAAAACTTTCTTAAAAAGGTTGAGGTGACAGAATAG
- the hpdB gene encoding 4-hydroxyphenylacetate decarboxylase large subunit: MTENQDCVQCSTDIYNYYGTKPEGEIQTREAKKAPTQRVEKARQMYFETKSSASVEFPYWYTRRWEEVEGEVPIIRRAEALKAGFGHLTPAILPGELLAMRKANYLRGSYPMPWLSEAFFLAKEDELYKEAQKSGKVSADEVTTMGQGGGNVTKSVGNVISIAGKFGLRKEEMPILIKTAKKWFNKSVDDVGHKYEQLVPDYNTKEEIMRAVICMFDSGYTLPQGREVMNYYYPLQFGIEGIKNICKEKQDQTAGYPDMDRLYFYKAVYIMLEGLQTWIMNYAKEARFMASLEDNQTQKEEYLDIAERLEWLTKNKPRTFHDSLQLVWIFHVAVLNEDAISGLSPGRLGQVLYPFWKQDMDQGILTKECTIELLECMRMKFTELDCFASMGVVGGVLSGNTFNNLCIGGLDKDGDSAANELEMLILESAMSCDTPQPTLSLLYDEKLPEEFLLKGIECTKIGTGYPAWINNRVAMEFLLNNFKKEGMQLEEARAWAIGGCLETSPGSWMPLELNEETYFIPGGSAPATSVGVHFISLPKVLEAVLFDGLDKRTGRRVYPAHGSKLESYEEIWTVFKKYFSITVEVLTLANNIQHDIWGKISPSIINSMLKPDCLEVGKDISHKGCRYNRTFNVEICGGVNLVNSLASIKKNVIDEKKLSLQELKAAIESNFGYLSALETGSYSLIEQVKTKNYMDWLKIHKLCLDAPKYGNDDKYVDNIFKEWQIWFSKMCENYRSLYDKPMYSCQISVSTHAPMGAVTLATPDGRLCGTTFADGSVSAYPGSDKNGPYALFNSATCYNHALSQNSQLNMKIHPSVVKGREGSRKFLEMIKAYLRKGAFHIQFNIVDSRMLKDAQKNPEKYRGLMVRVAGFTQYWVELGKQIQDEVIARTEYEQIG, from the coding sequence ATGACAGAAAATCAAGATTGTGTACAATGTTCCACTGATATTTATAACTATTATGGAACAAAGCCGGAAGGCGAGATTCAAACAAGAGAGGCAAAAAAAGCACCCACACAACGTGTTGAAAAGGCACGCCAGATGTATTTTGAAACAAAGTCATCTGCATCAGTTGAGTTTCCCTATTGGTATACACGACGATGGGAAGAAGTGGAAGGTGAGGTTCCAATAATAAGAAGAGCCGAAGCGTTAAAGGCAGGATTCGGACATTTAACTCCAGCCATATTACCGGGAGAATTACTGGCTATGAGAAAAGCAAATTATTTGCGTGGTTCTTATCCTATGCCATGGCTGTCGGAAGCGTTCTTTCTGGCTAAAGAAGATGAATTATACAAAGAAGCTCAAAAATCAGGAAAAGTAAGTGCCGATGAAGTAACCACCATGGGACAAGGTGGTGGAAATGTAACAAAAAGTGTAGGTAATGTAATTTCCATTGCCGGTAAATTTGGTCTGCGAAAAGAAGAAATGCCGATTTTAATAAAAACTGCAAAAAAATGGTTTAACAAATCAGTTGATGATGTAGGTCATAAATACGAGCAGCTTGTTCCCGACTATAATACAAAAGAGGAGATAATGCGTGCCGTAATATGTATGTTCGATTCAGGATACACACTTCCGCAAGGCAGAGAAGTAATGAATTATTATTATCCTTTACAATTTGGAATCGAAGGGATAAAAAACATTTGCAAAGAAAAACAAGACCAAACAGCCGGTTATCCTGACATGGACAGATTGTACTTTTATAAAGCCGTTTATATAATGCTTGAAGGTCTTCAAACGTGGATAATGAATTATGCTAAAGAAGCTCGCTTCATGGCTTCGCTTGAGGATAATCAGACTCAAAAAGAAGAATATCTTGATATTGCTGAGCGATTAGAATGGCTAACGAAAAACAAGCCTAGAACTTTTCACGATTCACTTCAATTAGTGTGGATATTTCATGTTGCTGTCCTTAACGAAGATGCAATTTCAGGCTTATCACCGGGTCGTCTGGGGCAGGTTCTTTACCCTTTCTGGAAACAGGATATGGACCAAGGCATTCTTACAAAAGAATGCACAATTGAGCTTCTTGAGTGTATGCGCATGAAATTCACAGAATTAGACTGTTTCGCGTCAATGGGCGTAGTTGGTGGAGTTTTAAGCGGAAATACGTTTAACAATCTGTGCATTGGTGGATTAGATAAAGATGGAGATAGTGCAGCAAATGAATTAGAAATGCTTATCCTTGAGTCAGCTATGTCTTGCGATACTCCTCAACCAACACTTAGTCTGCTTTATGATGAAAAATTACCCGAAGAATTTTTATTAAAGGGCATTGAATGTACTAAAATTGGAACAGGATATCCTGCATGGATAAACAATAGGGTTGCAATGGAGTTTCTTCTTAACAATTTCAAAAAAGAAGGTATGCAACTCGAAGAAGCAAGAGCATGGGCGATTGGAGGTTGTCTTGAAACTTCACCGGGAAGCTGGATGCCTCTTGAACTTAACGAAGAAACATATTTTATACCAGGCGGTTCCGCACCTGCAACAAGTGTTGGTGTACATTTTATTTCCCTTCCAAAAGTACTCGAAGCAGTTTTATTTGATGGCCTGGACAAACGAACAGGAAGACGTGTTTATCCTGCACATGGTTCCAAATTAGAGTCGTATGAAGAAATATGGACTGTTTTTAAAAAGTATTTTAGCATTACGGTTGAAGTATTGACCCTTGCAAACAATATACAGCACGACATTTGGGGTAAAATTTCTCCCTCAATTATAAATAGCATGCTGAAACCGGATTGTTTGGAAGTGGGGAAAGATATCAGTCATAAAGGTTGCCGGTACAACAGAACGTTTAATGTTGAAATTTGCGGAGGTGTAAATCTTGTAAATTCATTAGCATCAATAAAGAAAAATGTTATTGATGAGAAAAAATTATCACTACAAGAACTCAAAGCTGCAATAGAATCAAATTTCGGTTATCTATCGGCATTAGAAACCGGTTCATATAGCTTAATTGAACAAGTTAAAACCAAAAACTATATGGATTGGCTGAAAATTCATAAACTTTGCCTTGATGCTCCCAAATATGGAAATGATGATAAATATGTCGACAACATTTTTAAAGAATGGCAAATATGGTTTAGCAAAATGTGTGAAAATTACCGTTCACTTTATGACAAACCTATGTATTCATGTCAAATATCAGTATCAACACATGCGCCAATGGGAGCTGTAACGTTAGCAACTCCTGACGGAAGATTATGTGGAACTACTTTTGCCGATGGATCTGTTTCTGCTTATCCGGGATCTGATAAAAATGGTCCTTATGCATTATTCAATTCTGCAACTTGTTACAATCATGCTTTATCTCAGAATTCTCAGCTGAATATGAAAATCCATCCTTCGGTTGTTAAGGGAAGGGAAGGTTCACGGAAGTTTTTAGAAATGATAAAAGCTTACCTTCGTAAAGGAGCGTTCCACATTCAGTTCAATATTGTTGATTCCAGAATGCTTAAAGATGCACAAAAAAATCCTGAAAAATACAGGGGACTAATGGTGCGGGTAGCAGGATTTACTCAATATTGGGTTGAACTCGGGAAACAAATACAAGATGAAGTTATTGCGCGAACAGAGTATGAACAAATAGGATAA
- a CDS encoding glycyl-radical enzyme activating protein, with amino-acid sequence MILNNNHSDSKGYIFDIQGLSVHDGPGCRTSIFLNGCTMNCFWCSNPEGINRKPSLLYFSSKCIACGNCISNCSQNAIRIENEKLKISRQLCAVCEKQSCIDECFTDALRLSGYEITVSKLFEIIQRDRQFWGSAGGITLTGGEPLLQIDFVKEILSKCHHAYIHTAIETCGNIPWKNFQAVIPYIDWIFFDLKHLNSQEHKKATNAGNSLILENAKLLSKEFDGRLVFRLPLIPDFNDSKEDIDSIISFIKKTGRNEINILPLHHLGREKYPMLNNNYLGSNFPIPTNEKLRDIEKAFKAYGIDCYIGSETPF; translated from the coding sequence ATGATTTTAAACAATAACCATTCCGATTCTAAAGGTTATATATTCGATATTCAGGGACTGTCAGTACATGATGGTCCCGGATGTCGAACATCAATATTTTTGAATGGATGCACCATGAATTGTTTTTGGTGTTCTAATCCGGAAGGCATCAATAGGAAACCTTCGCTATTGTATTTTTCTTCAAAATGCATTGCTTGCGGTAATTGCATAAGCAATTGCTCGCAAAATGCAATTAGAATCGAAAATGAAAAACTTAAAATTTCCAGGCAACTTTGTGCTGTATGCGAAAAACAAAGTTGTATTGATGAGTGTTTTACCGATGCATTGAGATTAAGCGGATATGAAATTACAGTTTCAAAGCTCTTTGAAATTATCCAGCGCGACAGACAATTTTGGGGCAGTGCAGGCGGAATAACATTAACAGGTGGAGAACCATTATTGCAGATAGATTTTGTAAAAGAAATACTTTCTAAATGTCACCATGCCTATATTCACACTGCTATCGAGACCTGCGGTAATATTCCATGGAAAAACTTTCAAGCTGTTATTCCGTACATTGATTGGATTTTCTTCGACCTTAAACATCTTAATAGTCAGGAACACAAAAAGGCCACAAATGCCGGCAATTCACTGATTTTAGAAAATGCGAAACTACTTTCAAAAGAATTTGACGGAAGACTAGTATTTCGACTTCCATTAATTCCCGATTTTAACGATTCGAAAGAAGACATCGACTCAATTATTTCATTTATTAAAAAAACAGGAAGAAATGAAATCAACATTTTGCCTTTACATCATTTAGGCAGGGAGAAGTATCCAATGCTTAATAATAATTATCTTGGGAGCAACTTTCCTATTCCGACAAATGAAAAATTAAGGGATATTGAAAAAGCATTTAAAGCATATGGTATTGATTGTTATATAGGTAGTGAAACTCCTTTTTAA
- a CDS encoding cache domain-containing protein — protein sequence MKRALMTVLVVLSSVVSLCQLACAQAEKPAGSAAQDLLVKCEVETAVSMLQAIFTKYQQGEMTLEQAKKLGADLLRELSYGTGGYFWADTEEGVNVVLYGRKDVEGRNRLEDKDQQGTFFVKEFLAKGKAGGGYVEYLFPREGQTTAQPKRSYVLLFKPFGWVVGSGYYL from the coding sequence ATGAAAAGGGCATTGATGACAGTTCTTGTGGTTCTTTCGAGTGTGGTCTCATTATGTCAGCTTGCGTGTGCACAGGCTGAAAAACCGGCAGGTTCGGCAGCACAGGATCTGCTGGTCAAGTGTGAGGTCGAAACAGCGGTCAGCATGCTTCAGGCAATTTTCACAAAATATCAACAGGGGGAAATGACCCTTGAGCAGGCAAAGAAACTTGGCGCCGACCTTTTGCGGGAACTTAGTTATGGTACCGGAGGATATTTCTGGGCCGATACGGAGGAAGGCGTTAATGTGGTTTTGTATGGCCGAAAGGATGTGGAGGGAAGAAACCGGCTTGAGGATAAGGATCAACAAGGCACGTTTTTCGTAAAGGAATTCCTTGCAAAAGGTAAAGCCGGTGGCGGATATGTCGAGTACTTGTTTCCAAGGGAGGGCCAGACTACGGCCCAACCTAAGCGATCATACGTACTCCTGTTCAAACCATTCGGATGGGTTGTCGGCAGCGGATACTATCTCTGA